The stretch of DNA ATGGAAATGGAATCTGATGCTCAGGACCGGAGGAAAATGGCCAGCTCACCCTCAGAGATCTGAAGACCCAGCATCTGTTGTAACAACTTTTGTTTGCCCTTATAGGACAAATAAGGCAAAGACTAGGCCAGGGAATATGTCCCAGGTCTCATCTGGTCACAAACAGCAGTAATCCAAGACGTGTGGACTGAGAATGCATCTACTACTAAGGATAACTCACCCTTATGGGCAACAAACCTGTTGCTGCAAAACACCTTTGTGAAGGTGGGCAAAGTGCAAGTCCTTGGTCTTGTGTAGAGCTTTGGTTTGCAGGACAATGATCCACTTGTACCACTGATGAGATGGTTATGAGATGAAAATGTACATGGGATTTATTTAAGAGATTTCTCACAGATCCATGGAGCAGAAAATTCACAGCTGGAGGCCTGAAAGTGATCTTTCATCAGGACAACACAGTGTTGCACAGCGCTGTTAGAGAGGACCCTGCAAGAGACACGGAACAAAAGTGAGACTGAGAGAAAATGCTGAGATTATCTCCTGGAGGCAAGTAAGAAAAAACATCTGATTTTGAAGGGTGGAGCCCAGAGGAAGTGAAAGAACCCAGCCTCCAGAGGGCAGctgttagaaaacaaaatgtacacCAAAAAACCCATCTACCTGGAGATTACATATCTAAATAATTCTGGCATTGTGGAACCCAAATCAGGATGAAACATAGACATGATGCCCTGCAGCGGCAGTGATATCCACCAGCATGAGAACAGCAGTGCTGAGAGTTTCGTGGAAAGATGATCACCTCCAAGGAGTTTGTAAGAACAGAAAGCTGGATTTAAGAAGGGAACTAAGCCAAGTGTGTAGAGTACTGACCTACTGACAGTGAGATCTTGGGTGAGTTTCCTTGCTGGAGAAGTGTTAGAGACTAACTCATTGTGCTAACTGCCATAAAAAGGAAAGGGCCAGGCAAAGTCACTGGACCAAATCATAATGTTTTCCCTCATGCAGAACGCTGAGTTTCGTCCAAGTAAAGACTAAGCCAAAATTAAGGTTCTGACTTGGATTGGCATCACTGAAGCAGCAAAGGGCTGGGTCCTCGCACCCAGCGACACCAGCACTTGGCAGAATGGTTGCAAGGTGGCTAAACCCAGTAAAGCCAAGATGGACCATACACTTTTCTGACTGACCAACTGTGTGGGCAGCGCAGGTAAATAATCCTTAGTCTGAGCAGCTGGAGGGAAGTAGAGAGTGAGATACTAATATTAGCCCTGCTTTTCACAGGTACATACATGCCTTTACAAGGTGCAGGGCAGTAAAAAGTAGACCCTTTTGAGTTCAGTGCCGTACAGGTGACAGTAAGAAGAAAATCTGCCCAGGAAGAAAGCTCCTGAAATCTGGTGCAGGAACTCTGGGTAATTGTGGAACATCAGGCAATCTGAATTAgcactgttgtttttaaaacagaataaaactcaCTTGGTGACACTGAACACAGAGTCATCTTCCCAAATCCATCCAGAGCCTGTTCTGTTCCTCAGTCCAATCCAGAAACACCCTGTTTGAATATTCTTGAACAGGTCCTAGAAATGGTGACAAATTACAAAGTGATTAATCAAAGATGGTCTAAAACTTGAGGTAAGGATAAGTAAAGGGAACAGAGAGCAACATACATCCCCTTGCCTGACTGTTCCTTAAGTGCCTGACAATACTGCTTCTCCACACCTTCTAATCAGGAAGATCAGCCCTGCAGATCATGCCTGGAATGACAACTATGTGTACACTCACAAAGAAGTAAGAGTGCTTTCAAGGGTTCTTGGGCAGATTCTTCAAAGGACATTTGTCAGGGCAATACATATGAACCAACTGCACCCCAGTCTCCTGGAGTTTCCTACACAGAGCTTTATGTAGGAACATATGCTATTAGTATTAATATTAATGCTCTACCATACAGCTACCTAGCAAGCTAATACAAAGTATTAACAATTAAAGGTAAAATCAGGTCAGGGCAAGAAGTGCAGGCACTGACAGATCTGTGTAAAGACCCCAGGACCAAAGCTCATTAAATTTTATACAGACTTTCCTCCTACGTGTTTTCAATGTTCATTTCCTTTTGCCTAACCTTTAACTTCTGTTTACTGTTAAAAGGTGAAGCCTGCAACAGAAAATCAGCCCAGAAGTAAATCCCCGccctccaaaaaaagaaaaaaaagaaaaaaaaaaaagaaaaaaagagaaagacaagagAGAAATGTTTGTCTTGTCAGCACTTGCAATGAAACCAAACAACAGCAACCTTTCAGTGGTATGGTTGGTCTCCATTCTTATCTCCTGCTGCCATAAACAAAGCTTCTGAGCAGACATCTTCACACAGAAGCATTAACAAATCTGGCTTGGTAAAGACGTGGGAATAGGAGTAGCTTGAGGAATGCTTGAGTGCTGCTGGTGGTTTGGAGATGACTGTGCTTCCCTGGCAAAGGGAGGTTCAACAGTCACAGCCCTTGCAGCATAGGGCATGGATAGGTAGGAAAGTCTTTCTTACGTGGGGAAGTCTGAGCAGGGATATTGGGTAACACTCTAGTAGCAGAGACAGTAGTAAGAAAGCAGCCAGAGCAGGTAGGCTTTCTTCATGCAGAGAAATGGGTAATCTGAGGAAGATGGGTATTTCCCAAGGAATCAGAATTTGCCTAAGTGTGAGTGCCTGGTACATATTCCCAGTCGAGTAGAGACCTGGCTTTGTAAGCCCCCACAGAACATCATACAATGCAACTTCTGTCCAGGGACTGGAAGCTGTCCACGTTCATTGGACCTGAGCTAATAAGCCCTGGCTTGCGCAAAACCAGATCAAGTACTTCTGCTCTACTTAGGCAGACATGCCTCACCTCCCTAGTGATCAGCTCTACCCATTTCTTTATTGGTCATACATGCCCCTGCCCCCAGTGAACACTTGCTGGAAAATGAGCAGTGGAACAGATTGTTTCTGATTTCACCAGCACAACTGAGTTTTTCTGGCAGAGAGGAAGTGAGCATTGAAAACAGACTGAGAAAGAAATATCCATGCATGAACACAGGGAGTGGCAAGCGTCActgagcaggaggagctggagcagttgcagggaggagaggcattgcttttgcaaaggaagcatttctgGAGAGCGGGGACATATTGGTTTGTAGGTAATGAGTACAGTGACTACACAGTGCCACAGTCTTTTCCTGTAATCATTCATATCAGCCTTATTGGGAATAGGAGGGCAGGTGGAGAGGGGCACTGGAGAAGGCTGTCTCCTAACATCCTTCATAGGATAATTCTGAGTAGCTGACAGTgacccccacctctcccttctcccctttgcTTCTTTGCCTGTTGGGAACTTCTAAGATGTATACTGAAACTGGAAGTGCACTAAAACATCGCAGTCATAAATCCTTCCTCTCCTTTAAAGTCAAAATATTGCCAGAGTGACAGCACTGCTTGGATGTCAATCACAGAGGTATCTGCAAGGAAATTGAAGATCctcaaagaataagaaaaccgTTACCATTTCGCTGGTATCGCTGATCACCAGGAGATGAGCTCCCTGTGCCCGGCAGAATTCCTGGCTGGAAAACCAGTCTTTCTTCTCCTTGGAGAAGGAGTAGCAGCTCCCTCTGTAGGCCACCCACTCTTCAGGGCAGCGTGGGTGGCAGTCACCTGTAAAGGAATCAAAATACCAGTTTTTCTCTACCATTAACCAACAGAAAGACACTTGTCAGCAAGGACCTGCTGAAAAGCAACTCTTCTGGTTAGTTGCAATGCAGAAAACACAGTCAGGATAAGCATCTAAAAATAACAATGCATGAACACTGAACTTCAGATCCTCTGTGCGATTTCCAAATCTTCGTACAAGAGTCACATGCACTCTGATGCTGGTGCAACCTCCCCCACCTCAGGTTTCCTCTGAACTACTCAGATACCTGAGAACCAAAATTGGCTATCTGAAAGCAGACGACACTCTGGGTGTGCAAAAAGTAAGGGAAAATATTACATCATTCTGTGGGTATGGTGTGATCGTGTCACACATCAGGTGAACAAATTTTAAGCAGCAAACAGTAGGCTCTCCCGCATAGTCTAGCACTTCTGCATGCATGCAAAAGTGTTATAAACCCTGCATATTTGTTCTACAGTTTACCACTATAATTACAGTAGACAAGTCTACAAAAACCTTTCAATATGTTTCACTTTTCTTTGCCACAGGATCTGAAATGGGTTCCCTGGGGTCTGCACAAGGAATATATTCTTCAAAATATTCTGGATAGGCAGTGGGTACTCAAGGCTGGTAGACAGCTAGAATAGCTTCTGGTTTAACCCCATATAATGGAGTTCAGGATCTGAGCTCCTGTGCTTAGATGAGTCTCCGGTCCTTTGCTGTTGGTTGCTCATCCCCAGCACCCCTTTGTGCACTTACTCATCTTCCAAATCAAAGCACTCGCTAGGGAGATGCTCAGTATCCCAAAGCCTATAGCCAAGCCCGGCACAACTGCTGGCCACAGACAGGGAGCtgtaagagaaaagaaaccatAGTGAACAGGAGC from Harpia harpyja isolate bHarHar1 chromosome 6, bHarHar1 primary haplotype, whole genome shotgun sequence encodes:
- the KLRG1 gene encoding killer cell lectin-like receptor subfamily G member 1, whose translation is MEGSRSETSAAEASEEIIYTSVKFSQTPPPRAKAAQEKRAPCLWPAVVPGLAIGFGILSISLASALIWKMSDCHPRCPEEWVAYRGSCYSFSKEKKDWFSSQEFCRAQGAHLLVISDTSEMDLFKNIQTGCFWIGLRNRTGSGWIWEDDSVFSVTKVLSNSAVQHCVVLMKDHFQASSCEFSAPWICEKSLK